In a single window of the Spirochaetota bacterium genome:
- the hdrA2 gene encoding CoB-CoM heterodisulfide reductase HdrA2 has protein sequence MEETNNIEEIRIGVYVCHCGFNIEGAVDCRAVAEYASHLRDVVLAKDITYLCSEPGQDQIKGDIIENGINRIVIGSCTPRLHETTFRQCLEGAGLNPYLLEIANLREQCSWVHSHNREEATAKAKDLINSAVSRSRFLLSLTDTELKIKKSTLVIGGGVAGIQSALDLANAGYKVILVEKEPSIGGIMAWLDKTFPTMDCSIUILGPKMTDAGRHPNITLLTLSEVKEITGYVGNFHVRINKRARYVKDDCSACGECIDVCPVLIPDEFNMGLSTRKAIYSQFPQAVPSTYVIDIDHCLGHNPIVCGKCIEKCDKKCIDFNMNDEDLEFDVGTIIVATGTAIYDPAILDEYGYTRYENVLTSIEFERLINAGGPSHGDVIRLSDRRVPKSVSFIQCVGSRSQNRGHPYCSNVCCMNTIKNTIMLKEHYPEMEVKVFYIDIRAFGKGFEDLFRRSKGMGVRYIRGLPGFIKEDTETKDLILSVENTALRVLETHRSEMVVLAVGLESPEDMNVIQEMLALQKTSDGFYLEAHPKLQPVDSATRGIYYCGCAEGPKDIKDSVTQASAAAARAMCIMNPGQMRVESINAEVDPDKCTFCGLCVKACPFNAISVDKKKKIPAHVTSAACAGCGNCVAECREDAITMHHFTDDQIIAQIDSILEEKSENRILVFACNWCSYAGADFAGISRLQYPANTRLIRTMCSARVSEKFIWHGFKKGASIILVSGCHIGDCHYIDANHWTERRVKRIHKKMEKLSMRQERLQLEWISAAEGMRFQGIMQKMEELREKVTLKEIAETQQVLKNESIS, from the coding sequence ATGGAAGAAACAAATAATATTGAAGAGATACGGATAGGGGTATATGTTTGTCATTGTGGCTTCAATATTGAGGGGGCTGTTGATTGCCGCGCTGTTGCAGAATATGCTTCTCATTTGAGAGATGTAGTATTAGCAAAGGATATCACCTACCTCTGTTCCGAACCTGGTCAGGATCAGATTAAAGGGGATATCATCGAAAATGGGATCAATAGGATTGTAATAGGTTCCTGTACTCCAAGACTGCATGAAACGACTTTTCGTCAATGCCTTGAAGGGGCTGGACTTAACCCTTACCTTTTAGAGATTGCCAATCTCCGAGAGCAGTGTTCCTGGGTTCACAGTCATAACCGTGAGGAGGCTACAGCAAAGGCAAAAGACCTTATCAATTCAGCTGTTTCTAGATCCAGGTTCCTCTTGTCGCTCACTGACACTGAATTAAAGATCAAAAAATCGACCTTGGTTATTGGCGGAGGCGTTGCTGGCATACAGTCAGCTCTCGATCTTGCAAATGCAGGTTATAAGGTTATCCTTGTAGAAAAAGAGCCGAGCATTGGAGGCATTATGGCATGGTTGGATAAGACATTTCCAACCATGGATTGCTCTATATGAATTCTAGGTCCAAAGATGACTGATGCCGGTCGGCATCCGAATATTACACTTCTTACTTTAAGTGAAGTTAAAGAGATTACAGGGTATGTTGGGAATTTCCATGTTAGAATAAATAAGCGTGCACGATATGTTAAGGATGATTGTTCGGCCTGTGGCGAGTGTATAGATGTCTGCCCTGTTCTTATACCGGATGAATTCAATATGGGGCTTTCAACACGCAAGGCGATCTATTCTCAATTCCCACAGGCAGTTCCTTCAACCTATGTAATAGATATTGATCATTGTCTTGGACACAATCCAATTGTATGCGGCAAGTGTATTGAAAAATGCGATAAGAAATGTATTGATTTTAATATGAATGATGAAGATCTGGAATTTGATGTGGGGACCATCATCGTTGCCACAGGAACAGCTATTTATGATCCTGCAATTCTTGATGAATATGGCTATACTCGTTATGAAAACGTATTAACCAGTATTGAGTTTGAACGCTTAATTAATGCCGGAGGCCCCAGCCATGGTGACGTCATACGCCTTAGTGATCGAAGGGTTCCAAAATCAGTTTCATTTATTCAGTGTGTCGGATCGCGTTCGCAGAATCGCGGTCATCCATATTGCTCAAATGTATGCTGCATGAATACCATTAAGAATACAATAATGCTAAAGGAGCATTATCCGGAAATGGAGGTAAAGGTCTTCTATATTGACATCAGGGCCTTTGGCAAGGGTTTCGAAGATCTCTTCCGTCGCAGCAAGGGAATGGGAGTCAGGTATATCCGCGGTCTTCCAGGTTTTATTAAAGAAGATACAGAAACAAAAGATTTAATTCTATCGGTTGAGAATACAGCCTTGAGGGTGTTGGAGACTCATAGGAGTGAGATGGTAGTCCTTGCCGTTGGCCTCGAATCACCTGAGGATATGAATGTTATACAGGAGATGCTTGCCCTGCAAAAGACCTCTGATGGATTTTATCTGGAGGCTCATCCCAAACTTCAGCCAGTTGATTCAGCAACCCGCGGTATATATTACTGCGGATGCGCAGAGGGGCCAAAGGACATTAAGGATTCTGTAACCCAGGCGTCTGCTGCTGCTGCTCGGGCAATGTGCATTATGAATCCGGGCCAGATGAGGGTTGAGTCGATCAATGCTGAGGTTGATCCTGATAAATGTACATTCTGCGGTCTATGCGTAAAGGCATGCCCTTTCAATGCTATCAGCGTAGATAAAAAAAAGAAAATCCCAGCCCATGTGACAAGCGCGGCCTGTGCTGGTTGTGGCAACTGTGTTGCTGAATGTCGAGAAGATGCAATTACCATGCATCATTTTACTGATGATCAGATTATTGCCCAGATTGATTCCATTTTAGAGGAAAAATCTGAAAATCGCATTCTTGTCTTCGCCTGTAACTGGTGCTCCTATGCAGGAGCAGATTTTGCAGGAATTTCGAGGCTACAATATCCTGCTAATACAAGGTTGATTCGCACGATGTGTTCAGCAAGGGTATCTGAAAAGTTTATATGGCATGGCTTTAAAAAGGGTGCATCCATTATACTTGTTTCGGGTTGTCATATTGGTGATTGTCATTATATTGATGCTAATCATTGGACAGAGCGCAGGGTAAAGAGAATACATAAAAAGATGGAGAAACTCAGTATGAGGCAAGAACGGCTTCAACTTGAATGGATAAGTGCGGCTGAGGGTATGCGCTTCCAGGGGATCATGCAGAAAATGGAAGAACTTCGAGAGAAGGTCACCTTAAAGGAGATTGCTGAGACGCAGCAGGTTCTAAAAAATGAGTCTATATCATAA